In Tenebrio molitor chromosome 1, icTenMoli1.1, whole genome shotgun sequence, the sequence CGCTTAGAAAAAATTCTCTCGACAAACCTTACCAACCACAATGCAagtgtaaaaacgtaaattACGATGTTTCAAATTTGCTCTTGGAACATTAGTACATAGATGTAGAGAGATCATTTTCTCAACTAAAAGATTTATTGTCCGATTGGAGACAATCTTTAACTTAACGATAGAGAATTTAAGAAAACATCTTATTATTAGCTGTTAATAATGTTTCTTCACTATACAGTGCGCCCAGGaatgtggtagcaacttttacacaaagtgtcacaagatggcactttcgaaaagccaaatttaaggtactatatctttagaaggtagcgccattccgctccacaattttttgactggaaattaaaagagatggcattatcgataaatcctgtgagtgtgacaaagatagaatCTGTCTGACTGGATACAAACATcctttaaaattgtgtatacttctatctttgtcacacttaCGGGATTTACcaataatgtcctctcttttaatttccaggcaaaaaattgtggagcggaatggcgctaccttctaaagatatagtaccttagccaaatttgttcaatcttgcaacatttaattttttaattttttcaaaagaatatgtTGAGAAGGTtttccgaacaatttttacccccgatttgtgcactaaaatttgtcgagatgttGCTCGCAGGGTTCAGTTATGCATTGAGTATAATGGtggtcaatttgaacattttcaataaaatttaaatttgaatgttttacgtttgacaattcttgacatttatttatctcaatttaaatagcggcgttgccatgcataaaaaaggtctctgtaaaaaagtgtgatccacagacaattaaacataGTAAGACTGTCTAGATCTATTCAAATTTCAGCGACGCGCGATACTAGCGACGCGCTAACGTAGGGCCGAACTAGATGTATAGTAAGTTGCATATTCCTCAATTATTGCAATCGAATGTATAATTAGTTGCATACggacatattttttgtttttatttacctattttcatattatggttttatttattaaaaaaaaaacaaagacaaacaattacccaaacattttatttcattatttttagagTTTTCTTATAAaggtttgaattttgaaattgtttttcgcttaTAACGATCCATGTAATAGATTATCTTTTCTCTGAGATTGAGTTCACAAATTTTGGTACGTTGAAAAACCTATAACACTTTGCCTGAGGATTTTGATGAATGTGCACGTTCTGGGATAACTTCAGGATCAGGAATCAGAACTTCTGTAATTTACATAGTCATTAAAATCTTCGAATTGtctaaaaaaactgttattttgTGACACTGTGAATTTGGAACGAAAAACTGATGGGAATGGCACGGGACACCTATAAAATCTAGTTTTTTGAGAACTTGTAgaataattttctgaaaagtgGTCTTGCCAAGTGAgtgaattttgtaattttgaagaaagTATTCCAGAAGTATCTAAAACCTTTATCCACCTTTTttcaattctgaaaataacattttttgtaataacttttttttcgaaaGTATTACTTACCGAATACGAACTTTTTggtcaaaaacaattcaaacaagTTAGTCAGGCTTCGACATCGCAGGTAGAAGAGGCTCGGAACAAGTACGAAAGTCGTTTTGgattattttatcatttttatcatAACGAAATTGATTAGccaatttttgacaatgattaataaagatttttgaaacgaacaaatttgattttttgaataaatcaaatttcccGCTGTCAACGTAAATAGTCGATTCATCATCGACTAAATACGGTCATTTAGTTCGGCCCTACACTAGGGTTGCGCTAGCATCGTCCACGTCTCCTAGGTTTTATATGGACTTTAACAGTCTTAATTCGTTATTGGTCTGTGGTGTGATCTTGCGGGACCAATTGAAaaacttgctaccacatttctgggcgctctgtatTGTTCAGTTTATATGATAACTGATAAGTAAATGACATCACTCAAACAATAAtgcttattaaattttttaaatgcctattttcgaatttttaatGCCTATTTTAATGAGATTTAGTGTCTAAACATCCGGGCTTTACCTATAAGCCAGACatcatacatattttttatactttGCACCTTTTGATccatttttaagtgaaaattaaaaattttcaatttggggAATTTTTGTTGTGGTTGGCAACAAATGTCATATTGTTTGGAagattcaaatttcaattattattaacagcGAAGGCAATTTTGTATGAACTGCGCCAGAAATGCGATATTAGGATTAGTCCAAGTGCCCAAGACACGTTTAATGTAACGATTAATGTTTACAACAATTGAATATTCCACAGAAAtaacttaaattaaaattcgttttgtgtaggcgtttattttgacatttcattttcgTCATGGCAAGATCAGGAATGTTAACCTTGAAAGTGTTATTTTTCGGCTTCCGTCTAGAAAATACTGATTTTCCATTCGTCTTCTAGATCGTCATGAAAATGGCACTTCCTTGCCTTGAcaagaaaatcgaaacaggaatttttaatgaaagattttaggttggctGCACtaaatgtcaatgtcatgaatttttgtacaatttttaagTGTGAAATATGTTGGGCAAATTTGTACCCTTTATCGCAAGCTGTACATTGTCTATAGCAGTAGAGGCTGCGGGGGTTATCAAGCGACAGGTTAGCAATAACAGAGGACGAcgacggttttgaatatttgaggaattgaTGGACTTTTATGGTGTCAGTCGCTTCTTGGATCCTTTATCCGgtaatatttaaacaaaaattatatttttgcatatcgtaatgaaagtggcacttttttacacgaaaaatcgtagtgaaagtggtacttttttgcacaatttttttccatttccttggagatgatcgtcaaagcataccaattttttttttgtaattttttatacataaatccttttgaaccaaatttctcaacttgtgtgtacaacacgttatgaaagtctctttttttcacttatttgcttatCTGCAAACTCgtgaaaaaagtatgactttcataactagttgtataaataactatttgctTTAAGTAAGTTGTCGGCCGAAAAACttttgtgtattacacggctagaaaatgttttgcaagtgctcGCATTTGTGGCGCCTCGGCTAAAGCCTCTGCCCCAGAAACCgtgcttgcacttgcaaaatggCATTTTCTACTAACCTTGTGATAAATCGCATTAGTGTGTTTCAGAACGCCAATTTCTATTACAGCACCCAAAACGGGTTTCGTAATGGCTTTCATACCGACGCaacgtagaaaaaatatacttcttcaaaaataaaactttattcttaaatacatataaacaTTATTATGTTAACAAATTATCTGTATGGATCAGACTTAGAAACTCTACAACTCGAAATTGGATATGTTAAAATTGAGCAATTCGTTTCTGGCTTGAAAGTATCCAGTGTCGGTGAGATCGTAGGGATCCGGGACGAAAGGTGGCGTCGCCTCTAACAAATTTTCCCAGTCCGTGTTTTGGAAGACGTCCAGTTTCATGACTTCCGGAGCCTTGGGTCTCTTCTCCGGATCCGGCGTCAACAAACTCTCGATAGCGTCGACTGTCTGTTTGGAGAGAGCTTCATCGTCGGTCGGCCATTCGATGTTGTGCTCCAGAATATTCTTGAAGACTTGTTGGGGGGTTTCATCATTGAAAGGGGGAATCCCCGTGACGAACTCGTAGAAACAGACGCCCAAAGCCCACCAGTCCACCGCGCAATTGTGCCCCTTCCTGAGCAACAACTCCGGCGCGAGATAATCCGGAGTGCCGAGAATTCTCTGATCGGAACTCCACTGTCCCCTCCTCACCGATTTGGGAGTCCTGTACGGGGTCCTGGGAGTTTTCGGAGTTATCGGACTCACAATATTGTTCTCTTCCGTCTTGTTGTCCAAACTCTTTGGCAGTTCGAATCTCGTGGTTTTCAATTTGGCCTTGTTGGGTTTCTGATTGGAAACCGGCGTGGAGAACGTGACCCCTTTCGGGGGACTCGTCGACTCGACCCTCAGTATCTCCATCTCGCCGGTCAGACCGGTTTTTATGTAGGATTTTCGCGCGACTTCCGGCGTCGGAGAGCGCTGCTTCCGCTTTCTGTCGCCCCCTCGCAACTTGTAACACCCTCGCCTGCTCACGGGGGACGTCGCGCAATTCGAATCCTCGTCCTGGGTGCTGGCGCAAGTGTGATACGAACTGGTTTCGGTCACCTGCAACGACGCTCCCTCCGCCGACAAATAGGTGACTCCCGAGAGGGCGGAGCAGCTGGCGTCGAAGCGCTTCTCCAGGTTGGCCCCCGAGTCGTCGTGCTTGCTGCTACCGTCCGCACAGGTGTACCGCGAATTCCCGGAACCGAAGCTGAGATGCGAGGTCAGACTGAGGAGCTGTCCCGGAGTTCGCGGCAACAAGTTGGGGGTGGCGTTTTCGAAGTCGGAGATTTCCAAGTCGCGATGGATCAGGACGCAGGAGAGGCCGAAATCTGTCAGTTTTACGTGGCCGTCTTTCGAGAGGAGCATGTTGTCGGGTTTTATGTCGCGATGGATTATGCTGTGGCTGTGCAAATATTGCAGAGCTAGACACACTTCGGCCACGTAAAATGTTGCCATGCTTTCGTCGAAGAAACCGTACACGCTTAGAAGAGATTTTAAGTCGCCCCCGACCATGTAGTCCATGACGAGGTAAACAGAGGAGGCCGTTTGGAGAGTGTAATACAATTGCACACAGAAGGGGCTCTTGGTGAGAGCCAACGCGTTCCGCTCGTTCACCACTTGCGACACCATATTTTTATTCACCATCTCAGTCTTTTTCATCACTTTTATGGCGTACATCACATCCATATTAGTCTTTTTGCACCCCAAGAACACCTTACCGAAAGCTCCGCGACTTATCGGCTTGATGATGCAGAAATCGTGAATGACAGGAGCTTTCGCCCCGTTTTCACTACTTGTCATTATCACCGAGACTGCGGTTACGGCGACATCGTTAATGTACCAATGTTGTGataaatttgattcgaaaAAACCGTTTTCGTGTGGGACATTTAAATATGAATGGCGACCAAAAGTTCAaattgacagatgacagaatAATAACCTACCTTAGAAAAACCCTGCTGCACAAACAGTAGACTTCTTTCGATTTATCGCGATTCTTCAAGTAGATTTCGGCCAATGCGTACCACGGCAACTCGCACATATTAAGGGACTTAGATTTGCATCGTTCGGGGGAGGAATTCGACGAAATTTACATGATTTACACGATTTGCACCCACCACGACCAGGATCGCCAACATGGCTGAACTTTGACATCTGCATTTAAACTTGCAAAGTGGTAAACTGCAAACACCGAAACTcaataaaatcacaaaaatggaaaactacatttaaatgaataattgTATTGTATCGTGTAACCACTGTAAACTGCAATATTGACCTTTACTGTAAAATAGTCATGTTTTCGTGCACCGATGATATTTTTGATACGTTGGTACTCTTTGTTGACTTCGTGACGTCACACAATGCGGGAGGTTTGAAAGTCTCGTTCTTCCgtgaaataaaaatggtgagtttgtaaaaatttattttacacaaaCACGAAGTACATAAATATaatctaaaaaattaacacaatttATCCTTCTTACTAAACATATTATGTAAATTTATATTGAACGCAAGAAAATGGTTGCACATTCGTAAATGTATAAATAAGACGTTTCTCTGCATTAGTCAgtgttaatataaaaaaaaacaaaatatcagcAGTGTATAATTATGAAATCAAAAGgtatgttttaaataaacacattcatatttttattcttaataTTGTACTACTTTATTCTGCATCATGGTAATGTACcctacaataaaaaataaataaaaatctgttttGAGTTAATCTTTTTTTGGTCTACCTTTGCTTCCCTAGATTTCGTTTGCTCAAGCGGCGGCCAAGATGCCCATCTGAGAGCAAAGTCAATCTATCAGTGTGCGTTCTTTTGATGCGCAATTCTCTCTGATCAGATTCTTTAGCTTTCTCCACCTTGCTCATGAATTTCTTGATTAAATCTTTGCAATCCATGTTTTCTTCAGGTTCCCAGCTGTTCTGAGAATTTGGGAAACCTTTCCATGACACTAAAAATTCACGCTGACCGTTTCTTTTGAAGTAAACGTCCAAGATGCGTTCAACCTGTTCGAAGTTGgctaataagaaaaaaaaaaaaagagtcaAAACTGAATACTTCAcctcaaaattttcattttcatcccATCCCTGGTCATCTGAATTCGACGATTCCTTTGATCTCTTTTTGGCTAATTTCgcttttccttttttcttctgttttgCCTTGAATTCGGCGATCAATTCGGAACAATTGAGAGTAGATTCCGGCTCCCAAGTGTCCGATTCCGGTTCGTAACCTTTCCATCTTATCAAAAAATGACGCACCCCTTTTATGAACTTCTCGTCCAACACTTGCTCCACCTGACAACGGGTCGACCACAAATGAATCAACAAGCAAACATGGTTGGTAAGCCTTTGATGTTACCAAAACAACATGGTGGCCAGTTCTTGCAGAAATTCACAAGAGAAAAAGgcgccaacattttttttttcacaccACTTACCTCGTATTGCGGTTCTTCCGCCTCCTCTTCGACTTTTTTCGCTGCACTTTTACGCTTATTAGATTTTCGGCGTTTATCTTCCGGTTCCCCGGAATCTTCATCGTCGCGTTCGGAAGCATCTCCATTTTGATCTTGTCGGTCCCCAAGACCGTTTGCAGAATTTTCATTGCTTTTGCTTTTTCTTCCTTTGCGTTTCATA encodes:
- the gwl gene encoding serine/threonine-protein kinase greatwall, which translates into the protein MTSSENGAKAPVIHDFCIIKPISRGAFGKVFLGCKKTNMDVMYAIKVMKKTEMVNKNMVSQVVNERNALALTKSPFCVQLYYTLQTASSVYLVMDYMVGGDLKSLLSVYGFFDESMATFYVAEVCLALQYLHSHSIIHRDIKPDNMLLSKDGHVKLTDFGLSCVLIHRDLEISDFENATPNLLPRTPGQLLSLTSHLSFGSGNSRYTCADGSSKHDDSGANLEKRFDASCSALSGVTYLSAEGASLQVTETSSYHTCASTQDEDSNCATSPVSRRGCYKLRGGDRKRKQRSPTPEVARKSYIKTGLTGEMEILRVESTSPPKGVTFSTPVSNQKPNKAKLKTTRFELPKSLDNKTEENNIVSPITPKTPRTPYRTPKSVRRGQWSSDQRILGTPDYLAPELLLRKGHNCAVDWWALGVCFYEFVTGIPPFNDETPQQVFKNILEHNIEWPTDDEALSKQTVDAIESLLTPDPEKRPKAPEVMKLDVFQNTDWENLLEATPPFVPDPYDLTDTGYFQARNELLNFNISNFEL
- the LOC138140427 gene encoding chromobox protein homolog 1-like, which produces MKRKGRKSKSNENSANGLGDRQDQNGDASERDDEDSGEPEDKRRKSNKRKSAAKKVEEEAEEPQYEVEQVLDEKFIKGVRHFLIRWKGYEPESDTWEPESTLNCSELIAEFKAKQKKKGKAKLAKKRSKESSNSDDQGWDENENFEVERILDVYFKRNGQREFLVSWKGFPNSQNSWEPEENMDCKDLIKKFMSKVEKAKESDQRELRIKRTHTDRLTLLSDGHLGRRLSKRNLGKQRVHYHDAE